Proteins encoded in a region of the Candidatus Obscuribacter sp. genome:
- a CDS encoding tetratricopeptide repeat protein yields MSIRHKTEESCATPQIYRSLSLFLVFALTFSCNSQAQAQTSETKPTEVKADTTHSLKPVNEKILPLINAGYEQIGKGQYDKAVQTLEKAVKADKESVSARRYLAFAQVMQGNNLDALKSMQVLSKMVTPRSLDWYIFGQAYLGAGGPKHAKACFTQALTYSPDYDAARGGLIRALVATGDYDGAVSAVQEGLGKSKSPDVKKYYATMYSLVMAQKQASENSNISTPTETSSPQQSEDEGPILIKPTNGG; encoded by the coding sequence ATGTCAATTAGACATAAAACAGAGGAGTCTTGTGCCACTCCTCAAATATACCGGAGCTTATCTCTATTTTTGGTCTTTGCTTTGACTTTTAGTTGTAATAGTCAAGCCCAGGCCCAAACCAGTGAAACAAAGCCCACTGAGGTCAAAGCCGATACCACTCACTCGCTCAAACCAGTAAACGAAAAAATCCTGCCACTGATAAACGCTGGCTACGAGCAAATAGGTAAGGGTCAATACGACAAAGCAGTACAAACTCTCGAAAAAGCCGTCAAGGCTGATAAGGAATCAGTCTCAGCTAGACGCTACCTGGCTTTTGCTCAAGTGATGCAAGGCAATAACCTGGATGCCCTGAAGAGCATGCAGGTGCTTTCTAAAATGGTGACACCCCGCTCTCTCGACTGGTACATTTTTGGTCAGGCTTATCTGGGAGCTGGCGGTCCCAAGCACGCCAAAGCTTGCTTTACCCAAGCACTGACCTACAGTCCGGATTATGACGCGGCTAGAGGTGGTCTGATAAGAGCGCTTGTGGCTACTGGTGATTATGACGGAGCGGTGAGTGCGGTCCAAGAAGGTTTGGGTAAATCAAAATCACCCGATGTCAAGAAGTATTACGCAACAATGTACTCTCTGGTCATGGCCCAAAAACAAGCCTCCGAAAATTCAAATATCAGTACCCCAACTGAAACCAGTAGCCCTCAACAGAGTGAAGACGAGGGCCCCATCTTGATTAAGCCGACAAACGGCGGCTAA
- a CDS encoding FIST C-terminal domain-containing protein — translation MKWASVLETPRDLPEPEEDAQGQEMHLRLLDSLVKTLLFKLGGQKPDLLLAFISPDFKDKCDSICNFLNLKLTPVAFIGSTGGGLIGGGQEVEHQSAIALTAAVMPDVKLRAFHVTSESLPDLDDAPDKWEKLLAVKGSEEPAFILLSDPFSFRIDSLVEGLDYAFSKSKKIGGLSSGGHKAGENRLICADRVFRSGLVGVSLTGNITVDSVVAQGCRAFGRVSRVTRCDRNLLYELDGKPAVAVLKEAVEKLSEKDQKLVKDQLFIGVAMDEFKDNPTTGDYMVRSIIGIEPMSGALLVGEVLRPERTVQFHLRDAESSAQDLDNLLSDYVQQNSISAETSGGVGALLFSDLGRGQDLYGKSNHDSDVLRHYLGEVPIGGFFCNGEIGPIGKTTFLHQYTSSFGIFRQKTI, via the coding sequence GTGAAATGGGCCTCAGTGCTAGAAACACCAAGAGACCTGCCTGAGCCTGAAGAAGATGCTCAAGGGCAGGAGATGCACTTGCGCCTGCTCGATAGTCTGGTCAAAACACTTCTATTTAAGCTGGGTGGGCAAAAGCCCGACCTATTGCTGGCATTTATTTCACCGGATTTCAAAGACAAATGCGACTCTATCTGTAACTTTCTCAATCTCAAGCTCACACCCGTGGCATTTATCGGCAGTACTGGGGGCGGTCTTATTGGCGGCGGGCAAGAAGTCGAGCATCAGTCAGCTATTGCTTTGACGGCAGCAGTAATGCCTGATGTCAAATTGAGAGCGTTCCATGTCACCTCAGAAAGTTTGCCGGATCTCGATGATGCCCCCGACAAATGGGAAAAACTATTGGCCGTTAAAGGTAGCGAAGAACCAGCCTTTATACTCCTCAGTGACCCTTTTAGCTTCCGCATTGATTCGCTTGTGGAAGGGCTGGATTACGCTTTTAGTAAGTCAAAAAAAATTGGCGGGCTATCCTCGGGCGGTCATAAAGCCGGCGAGAATCGACTTATTTGTGCCGACAGAGTGTTTCGCTCAGGACTTGTGGGAGTTTCTTTGACTGGCAATATCACAGTGGATTCGGTGGTGGCCCAGGGCTGTAGGGCTTTTGGTCGAGTCAGTCGAGTGACCCGCTGTGATCGTAATTTGTTATATGAGCTTGATGGCAAGCCCGCTGTTGCTGTCTTAAAAGAAGCAGTAGAAAAATTATCCGAAAAGGATCAAAAACTGGTCAAGGATCAGCTTTTTATCGGTGTAGCCATGGACGAGTTTAAGGATAATCCCACCACCGGCGATTATATGGTGCGCAGTATCATCGGCATAGAGCCCATGAGTGGAGCTCTGCTTGTGGGCGAAGTCTTACGCCCCGAGCGTACTGTGCAATTTCATTTGCGCGATGCCGAGTCTTCGGCTCAGGATCTGGATAATTTACTAAGTGATTACGTCCAGCAAAATAGTATTAGTGCTGAGACAAGTGGTGGTGTAGGTGCGCTTTTGTTTTCGGACCTGGGTAGAGGACAAGACTTGTACGGCAAAAGCAATCATGACAGCGATGTACTGCGCCATTATCTGGGCGAAGTGCCCATTGGCGGATTCTTTTGCAATGGCGAAATCGGTCCTATCGGCAAGACAACATTTTTGCATCAATACACCAGTAGCTTTGGCATCTTTAGACAAAAAACTATTTGA
- a CDS encoding sodium:proton antiporter: MHTTPTAHGLEILMVLLLVAATVGLAIRWVKVPYSIALVIVGLLIGACHIIQPVAMTPDLILLVCLPALLFEASWNLNLKELMRNWVAVVVLAVPGVCISMLISGFILHQTCGIAFPLALLFGAMTAATDPISVLALFRKLGLNKRLSTVLEAESLFNDGTAVVLFKLVLALSLAATTPGIFETSQEFIVTVLGGALCGVAFGFAGSLATRYFDDHLLEITLTALVAYGSFLVGEQLHVSPVIAVLMAGIVIGNYGSYSHMSASTRIAVNSFWEYAAFLVNSIVFLLIGLQINFASLIANGQAIFWGVAGIMVARLIVVYALCPLINVTQKANTRISLRWQHLLFWGALRGSLSMALALSLPLDFPEREKLIVITFGVVLFTLIVPGLTIEPLVKLLNIERDEKGHDQVERLSGLLVAKKMLVNI, translated from the coding sequence ATGCATACCACGCCAACAGCTCATGGGCTCGAGATATTGATGGTGCTACTACTGGTGGCAGCCACAGTCGGTCTTGCTATACGCTGGGTCAAAGTACCATATAGTATTGCCCTTGTTATCGTGGGCTTGCTCATTGGTGCCTGTCATATTATTCAGCCTGTGGCCATGACGCCTGATTTGATTTTGCTGGTTTGTTTGCCTGCTCTTTTGTTTGAGGCATCTTGGAACCTCAACTTAAAGGAATTGATGCGCAACTGGGTGGCTGTGGTTGTGCTGGCTGTGCCGGGTGTATGTATTTCGATGCTTATATCGGGATTTATCTTGCACCAGACTTGTGGCATCGCATTTCCGCTTGCTCTTTTATTTGGTGCCATGACTGCTGCTACTGACCCGATTTCAGTTTTGGCGTTATTTCGCAAACTTGGTCTAAACAAAAGGCTGAGCACTGTACTTGAGGCCGAGAGTCTATTTAACGACGGCACAGCGGTAGTGCTATTTAAGCTGGTTTTGGCACTCAGTCTGGCTGCCACCACACCAGGCATCTTTGAGACAAGCCAGGAGTTTATTGTTACCGTTTTGGGCGGTGCTCTTTGTGGCGTAGCTTTTGGTTTTGCCGGATCGCTTGCTACACGTTATTTTGATGACCATCTCCTCGAAATAACACTGACCGCTCTTGTCGCATATGGCTCTTTTTTGGTGGGCGAGCAGCTCCATGTATCTCCTGTTATAGCGGTTCTGATGGCCGGTATTGTCATTGGTAACTACGGCTCCTATTCGCATATGAGCGCCAGTACTCGTATAGCAGTTAACTCATTTTGGGAATACGCGGCGTTTTTAGTCAACTCTATTGTGTTTTTGCTCATTGGTCTGCAAATCAACTTTGCTTCGCTTATTGCTAACGGTCAGGCCATCTTTTGGGGTGTGGCCGGCATCATGGTGGCGCGTTTGATTGTTGTATATGCCCTTTGTCCCCTCATTAATGTTACTCAAAAAGCCAATACTCGTATTTCACTGAGATGGCAACATTTGCTCTTCTGGGGTGCTCTCAGAGGATCTCTCAGTATGGCTCTGGCATTGAGTCTTCCCCTGGATTTTCCGGAGCGCGAAAAACTAATTGTAATCACTTTTGGTGTGGTGCTCTTTACTTTGATCGTGCCCGGTCTAACCATCGAGCCCCTGGTCAAGCTACTCAATATAGAGCGCGACGAAAAAGGACATGACCAGGTAGAAAGACTGAGCGGCCTGCTTGTGGCGAAGAAAATGCTAGTAAACATCTAG
- a CDS encoding amino acid transporter, with translation MSNQTRASKTETGPWWKVMCLTGVDYFSTLGYQPGIAFLAAGILSPIATLILVLLTLFGALPVYAQVAKASPHGQGSLAMLEQLLPGWQSKTLVLILLGFAATDFIITITLSAADAASHIRLNHILNSILPLGQMPLTIILILLLGAIFLIGFKEAVGVSFVLVTIYLILNTIVCCQSVITIWQNPMYLNHWTAALDQKFQSPVQMIALSCLLFPRLALGLSGFETGVAVMPLVKGAPEDTEEVPTGRIKNTILLLKVAALIMSVLLILSSFTTTLLIPPQAFAENGEASGRALSYLCHKLLGDGVGTVYDLSSIAILWFAGASAMAGLLNLIPRYLPRYGMAPDWAAATRPLVVFLSAVSLVVTVLFNADVDAQGGAYATGVLVLITSAALAVTLRVRKSKNASWLYYLLITLIFLYTTVTNIFERPDGLKIASCFIGVILVTSLVSRALRSCELRVKEVHFDELANKIIKEAVVPIRFVAHRPGVHLYDEKESEMALIHNLKAEEMIYLEVTMGDASQFRLQSLTVKGEMRGRFKVLTCTSPAVPNAIAAILLHAQEKTGVVPNVYLGWSEGNPVTHMFKFLFLGEGETASVVREILREGESDPSKRPRVHVA, from the coding sequence TTGAGCAACCAGACAAGAGCTTCCAAAACCGAAACCGGTCCCTGGTGGAAAGTAATGTGCCTGACCGGGGTGGATTATTTCTCCACCCTTGGCTACCAGCCGGGTATTGCATTTTTAGCGGCAGGAATTTTATCGCCAATAGCAACCCTGATTCTGGTCTTGCTTACTCTCTTTGGGGCACTGCCAGTCTATGCACAGGTAGCAAAAGCCTCACCCCACGGTCAGGGTAGCCTGGCCATGCTGGAGCAGCTCCTGCCCGGCTGGCAAAGCAAAACACTTGTGCTTATTTTGCTTGGCTTTGCCGCCACTGACTTTATTATCACCATAACTTTATCGGCAGCTGACGCTGCCAGTCATATCAGACTCAACCATATCTTAAATAGCATCTTGCCTTTAGGTCAGATGCCATTGACCATAATACTGATTTTGCTTCTCGGGGCAATTTTTCTGATTGGCTTTAAAGAAGCTGTGGGGGTCTCATTTGTACTGGTCACGATCTATTTGATTTTAAACACAATTGTGTGTTGCCAGTCAGTTATTACTATCTGGCAAAATCCTATGTATTTAAACCACTGGACTGCCGCCCTCGACCAAAAATTTCAATCACCAGTGCAAATGATTGCCCTGTCTTGCTTGCTCTTCCCCCGGCTGGCTCTTGGTCTATCTGGCTTTGAAACCGGTGTGGCAGTGATGCCCCTGGTCAAGGGCGCACCCGAAGACACTGAAGAAGTGCCCACTGGCAGAATTAAAAACACCATTTTGCTCTTAAAAGTAGCAGCACTGATAATGAGTGTGCTTTTAATACTCAGTTCATTTACTACCACACTCTTGATTCCGCCCCAGGCTTTTGCCGAAAACGGCGAGGCTAGCGGCAGAGCCCTGTCTTATCTCTGCCATAAACTCCTGGGAGATGGGGTCGGCACAGTCTACGACTTAAGCTCAATAGCTATACTCTGGTTTGCCGGAGCCTCGGCCATGGCCGGTTTGCTCAATTTAATACCGCGCTATCTACCTCGCTATGGCATGGCCCCGGATTGGGCGGCAGCAACAAGACCTCTCGTAGTATTTTTGTCAGCAGTATCACTGGTAGTGACAGTACTCTTTAATGCCGATGTCGACGCTCAAGGCGGTGCCTATGCCACAGGTGTCCTGGTCCTTATCACATCAGCAGCACTGGCTGTGACATTACGAGTACGTAAAAGCAAAAATGCTAGCTGGCTTTACTATCTACTAATAACTTTGATTTTTTTATACACCACGGTGACCAATATATTTGAGCGTCCAGATGGTCTAAAAATAGCAAGCTGCTTTATTGGTGTCATCCTCGTTACCAGCCTGGTATCAAGAGCCCTGCGCTCCTGCGAACTGCGCGTCAAAGAAGTGCATTTTGATGAGCTTGCCAACAAAATCATCAAAGAAGCCGTGGTACCAATTAGATTTGTCGCCCACAGACCAGGGGTGCATCTATATGACGAAAAAGAAAGCGAAATGGCTCTGATCCACAATCTCAAAGCAGAAGAAATGATCTATCTGGAAGTCACTATGGGTGATGCATCACAATTTAGATTGCAAAGTCTAACGGTTAAAGGAGAGATGCGCGGTAGATTTAAGGTGTTGACCTGCACTTCCCCAGCAGTACCAAACGCCATAGCCGCCATCTTATTGCATGCGCAAGAAAAAACCGGAGTAGTACCCAATGTGTATCTGGGCTGGAGCGAAGGCAATCCAGTCACACATATGTTTAAGTTTCTCTTTTTGGGCGAGGGTGAAACCGCCTCGGTGGTAAGAGAAATATTGCGAGAAGGAGAATCCGACCCATCCAAAAGACCAAGAGTACATGTAGCCTGA
- a CDS encoding serine/threonine protein kinase translates to MTKEEALDDAFIGAVIEDRFLITEQIGRGGMSTVYKARHKQIDLTVAIKILHTHFSSETEGIERFRREAGIVNRLNHPNVVHTLSFGILTGAIKKLENDGSLIDDDLLDAPRPYLILEHLEGKGLDLILEQKGRLGLASAKNIIKGVCLALASAHEQNVVHRDIKPSNVMIVTHKEEDESGLESVPYVKVLDFGISKMTGLGPSQQNLTQPGYNFGSPLYMSPEQCTGADLDSRSDIYSLGCMYYEMLAGRPPLEGKNPLHTFAMHIYEHPQSINNHLPESAKVPRDVEDLIKKCMHKSPDERFKSITEVLAAVKALN, encoded by the coding sequence ATGACTAAGGAAGAAGCATTAGACGATGCCTTTATAGGCGCTGTCATCGAAGACCGATTTTTGATTACGGAGCAAATCGGGCGCGGCGGCATGAGTACGGTGTATAAAGCCAGGCATAAACAAATCGACCTGACTGTAGCTATTAAAATACTGCACACCCATTTTAGTAGCGAGACTGAGGGCATCGAGAGATTTAGACGCGAAGCCGGAATCGTCAATCGTCTCAACCATCCAAATGTGGTGCATACTCTCTCCTTTGGCATACTGACAGGAGCGATTAAAAAACTAGAAAACGATGGCTCTCTCATTGATGATGATTTGCTGGATGCGCCAAGACCCTATCTCATTTTGGAGCATCTCGAAGGCAAGGGATTGGATCTGATATTGGAGCAAAAGGGCAGACTGGGATTGGCCAGTGCCAAAAACATCATAAAGGGCGTCTGCCTCGCCCTCGCTTCGGCCCACGAGCAAAACGTTGTGCACCGCGACATCAAACCCAGCAATGTCATGATCGTAACCCACAAAGAAGAGGATGAATCCGGTCTCGAAAGTGTCCCGTATGTCAAAGTACTGGACTTTGGTATCAGTAAAATGACTGGACTTGGGCCCTCCCAGCAAAACCTCACTCAGCCTGGCTATAACTTTGGCAGTCCCTTATATATGAGTCCTGAACAATGCACTGGAGCGGATCTCGACAGTCGCTCTGATATCTACTCACTGGGCTGTATGTATTATGAGATGCTGGCTGGTCGTCCGCCTCTGGAGGGTAAAAATCCCTTGCACACTTTTGCCATGCATATTTACGAGCACCCTCAATCTATCAATAATCACTTGCCTGAGAGCGCTAAAGTGCCAAGAGACGTAGAGGATCTGATCAAAAAATGTATGCACAAAAGCCCGGACGAGAGATTTAAAAGCATCACAGAAGTACTGGCAGCGGTCAAAGCCCTCAATTAA
- a CDS encoding AMP-binding protein: MQANPFAHKTPLFDLLAHSATTSGDSPCIDFGQYHYSYRAIYSLAVSFARLIESTVKPAPGPKTTVAIYLPNSDLFVAAFFGLSALGVTIVPVNPMLKSDEIAHILSDSQASVLILSEDLYKQVTLSANQSLCTIVVAKEQDEPLPDPASGLALVEFTRGQLDSKLPVVCYGQQSYVDESPCLIVYTSGTTGKPKGAVLSHKNVQFTINAYPHILQLTGQDRLLAILPFCHLYGLLVVLVGAIKDGAALSVLAHFEPHKALQAISQERVTVLPAVPTMYHFMLLAMQEHHYDLSSLRLAVTGGAPMPDGLMLRVQEALPVPVLEGYALTETTVIATLNPKDKCKLGSVGLPFSGLQIGVRDNLQNLWLGPGPEQVGEICIKGACIMQGYLNNPFATSEAIKDGWLYTGDLGYVDSEGYVFINGRSKELIVRGGMNVYPREVEEVLLHLESVLEAAVVGVPDANMGERVKACIVLKQGKQLNEGQVQAHCRAHLADYKLPRTIVFMSALPKNSTGKVLKRLL; this comes from the coding sequence TTGCAAGCCAATCCTTTTGCTCACAAGACCCCGCTATTCGATTTACTTGCACATTCTGCTACCACAAGTGGGGACAGTCCCTGTATAGATTTTGGTCAGTATCACTATAGTTACCGGGCTATATACAGTTTGGCTGTCAGTTTTGCTCGTCTTATTGAGTCTACGGTCAAACCAGCTCCCGGACCTAAAACGACTGTAGCTATCTATTTGCCTAATTCGGACCTTTTTGTGGCGGCATTTTTTGGACTGAGTGCACTTGGTGTCACTATAGTGCCTGTCAATCCTATGCTCAAAAGTGACGAAATCGCACATATACTGAGCGATAGCCAAGCCAGTGTTTTGATTTTATCAGAGGATTTGTACAAACAAGTAACGCTCAGTGCTAATCAATCACTTTGCACTATTGTGGTTGCTAAAGAGCAAGATGAGCCCTTGCCAGACCCTGCCAGTGGGCTTGCGCTAGTGGAGTTTACTAGAGGCCAGCTGGATAGCAAATTGCCAGTGGTGTGTTATGGACAGCAAAGCTATGTCGATGAGAGCCCCTGCCTTATCGTTTACACCAGTGGTACTACCGGCAAACCAAAAGGGGCGGTATTGAGCCACAAAAATGTGCAGTTTACTATCAATGCCTATCCTCATATATTGCAGCTGACAGGGCAAGATCGCTTGTTGGCTATTTTGCCTTTTTGTCATCTATATGGACTACTTGTGGTCCTTGTTGGCGCTATCAAAGATGGTGCAGCACTGAGTGTACTGGCGCACTTTGAGCCTCACAAAGCGCTGCAGGCGATTAGCCAGGAACGGGTGACGGTACTACCGGCAGTGCCAACGATGTATCACTTTATGCTTTTGGCTATGCAAGAACATCACTACGATCTCAGTAGTTTGCGTCTGGCCGTCACAGGCGGTGCTCCCATGCCTGATGGACTGATGCTGAGGGTGCAAGAGGCTCTGCCGGTGCCTGTACTTGAGGGTTACGCTCTGACTGAGACCACAGTGATTGCTACGCTCAATCCTAAAGATAAATGCAAGCTTGGTAGTGTCGGTCTGCCTTTTAGTGGTTTGCAAATCGGTGTGCGCGACAATCTCCAAAATCTTTGGCTGGGTCCTGGTCCTGAGCAGGTTGGCGAAATCTGCATCAAAGGTGCTTGCATTATGCAGGGCTACTTAAACAACCCTTTTGCCACCAGTGAAGCTATTAAAGATGGCTGGCTTTATACCGGAGATCTGGGCTATGTCGATAGTGAAGGCTATGTCTTTATCAATGGACGCTCTAAAGAACTGATTGTCCGTGGTGGTATGAATGTATATCCACGAGAGGTGGAAGAGGTGCTATTGCACCTGGAGTCCGTGTTGGAAGCGGCAGTAGTTGGAGTGCCCGATGCCAATATGGGTGAAAGGGTGAAAGCCTGCATTGTGCTAAAGCAGGGCAAGCAACTCAATGAAGGCCAGGTCCAGGCTCACTGCCGGGCCCATCTAGCGGATTACAAACTGCCTCGCACAATTGTCTTTATGAGCGCTCTGCCTAAAAACTCTACAGGCAAAGTTTTGAAGAGGCTTTTGTGA
- a CDS encoding tetratricopeptide repeat protein, whose translation MSFKSKVILGLALIAVTCQSVVESKALAPLDDAKKAIAAHQNANAIKLLQIELKKSPDNAEVHLLLGQVLLASKNYEQAKIHLKQALKLGRGSAVGQKANMALLTMPKHLIKPKTGIDTRVIASMLGLGRSRGAASRPTVIDFYASWCQPCKQLDSVIGRYKSTLGDKVTFMRVDVDDPASQNLLDQYEVSPIPTVVYLNDEGEVVTYSVGFSGEKTVKDGINKILSAKTP comes from the coding sequence ATGTCGTTCAAATCGAAAGTTATTTTGGGACTGGCTCTGATTGCCGTCACTTGCCAAAGCGTAGTTGAGTCAAAAGCACTGGCCCCACTAGACGACGCCAAAAAGGCTATTGCAGCTCATCAAAATGCAAATGCCATAAAGCTCCTGCAAATCGAACTAAAAAAATCACCAGACAATGCCGAAGTGCATCTATTGCTGGGGCAAGTGCTACTGGCCTCAAAAAATTATGAACAGGCCAAAATACATCTCAAACAGGCACTCAAACTGGGTCGAGGCAGCGCAGTTGGTCAAAAAGCTAACATGGCACTTTTGACCATGCCCAAACACTTGATCAAGCCCAAGACCGGTATTGATACCCGTGTTATTGCTTCGATGCTAGGTCTTGGACGCAGTCGAGGTGCGGCTTCTAGACCCACCGTAATTGACTTTTATGCGAGCTGGTGTCAGCCCTGCAAGCAGCTTGACAGTGTCATTGGTCGTTATAAATCTACTCTTGGCGACAAGGTAACTTTTATGCGGGTGGACGTAGACGATCCGGCCAGTCAAAATCTACTTGATCAATATGAGGTGAGCCCAATTCCAACTGTTGTCTACCTCAATGACGAAGGCGAAGTGGTAACCTATTCAGTTGGCTTTAGCGGCGAAAAAACTGTCAAAGATGGAATCAATAAAATACTTTCAGCCAAAACTCCTTAG
- a CDS encoding alpha/beta fold hydrolase, producing MPVASATGAYVADITMDSPLVVATSDLALDISRASLEIKCNNVPYRRLPGNGLFNSVQVAVMVKTTSFKTTLLLLALFCVALVLMPCGYCAGDKKQVRRGNAPCLSWFNADMPVKAVFVCVHGLGLHNGTYEALGKRLSTFGYATYAIDVRGFGSWMEAKGRECVDFDGCLSDLKSTLKVVHRAHPGVPVYLLGESMGGAIALRATATYPDLVDGLISSVPSADRFKQGKTSLKVALHYLRNPDKPFNVGEDVIRQATDKPSLRASWGNDPLSRMKLSPNELIQFQSFMNQNHESAHQITDKPVLIVQGVLDKLVRPEGTVELFNELNTKDKKIVLIPDGEHLIFEENQFTDEVVNQLVNWVEAHSAKSH from the coding sequence ATGCCAGTTGCTAGTGCGACGGGTGCATATGTAGCCGATATCACTATGGATTCACCGCTTGTGGTGGCTACTAGTGATCTTGCCTTAGATATCTCTCGGGCGAGCTTAGAGATTAAGTGCAACAATGTGCCTTACCGGCGATTGCCTGGCAATGGGCTGTTTAACAGCGTACAGGTGGCTGTCATGGTCAAAACAACATCATTTAAAACGACTTTGCTTTTACTGGCATTGTTTTGTGTCGCGCTCGTGCTCATGCCCTGTGGCTATTGTGCCGGTGACAAAAAACAGGTGCGTCGCGGTAACGCCCCCTGCTTGAGCTGGTTTAACGCTGACATGCCCGTCAAGGCAGTCTTTGTCTGTGTCCATGGGCTGGGTCTGCATAACGGTACATATGAGGCTCTAGGTAAACGTCTGTCCACTTTCGGTTATGCTACATATGCCATCGATGTGCGTGGCTTTGGTTCCTGGATGGAAGCAAAAGGTAGAGAGTGTGTGGATTTTGATGGCTGTTTGAGCGATCTCAAAAGTACGCTCAAAGTAGTCCACCGCGCTCATCCTGGTGTGCCCGTTTATCTGCTTGGGGAGTCCATGGGCGGCGCGATTGCACTGCGTGCTACGGCCACTTATCCGGATCTGGTGGATGGCCTTATTTCGTCTGTACCTTCCGCGGATCGTTTTAAGCAAGGCAAAACCAGTCTCAAAGTGGCATTGCATTATCTGCGCAATCCAGACAAGCCCTTCAATGTGGGCGAAGATGTTATCAGGCAAGCTACCGACAAACCGTCTCTTCGAGCTTCCTGGGGTAACGACCCATTGAGTCGTATGAAGTTATCACCCAATGAGCTGATTCAATTTCAGTCTTTTATGAACCAGAATCACGAAAGCGCCCATCAAATAACCGACAAGCCTGTTTTGATTGTTCAGGGCGTGCTTGACAAGCTGGTCCGTCCCGAAGGCACTGTGGAGCTTTTTAACGAACTCAACACTAAGGATAAGAAGATTGTTTTAATTCCTGACGGGGAGCACCTAATTTTTGAGGAAAATCAGTTTACCGATGAAGTGGTGAACCAACTGGTCAACTGGGTGGAAGCACACTCGGCTAAGAGCCACTGA
- a CDS encoding HTTM domain-containing protein, with product MSIKVIFDLWDKFWFSEGSPLIVAVFRILYGLLLLAFIALLTPDMFIWFGHYGLVSTQSVRDFNKDVLLNLLNICRDNDLFLVAFFTLFFMASVCLTIGYKTKLATVIVYLALTSLYHRNQLLFNSGDTYMRVCAFWLMFAPTGKALSIDHLLSKKDDSTVYPAFTYKPVSLWTLRLLQLQLALVYCHTFFAKAPGSVWVDGTAVYYSSRIEDLTRISLPYVFEHLWTIYFLSYSTLVIELALWTLIWFKEFRYIIIIIAIIFHLTIDLHMNIPLFEWMMIASYSLFVYEPDMRNILMAITNRLPWLKSKVLSNQT from the coding sequence ATGTCGATAAAAGTCATTTTTGATCTCTGGGATAAGTTCTGGTTTAGCGAAGGCTCACCACTTATAGTGGCAGTTTTTCGTATCTTGTATGGACTTTTGCTTTTGGCATTTATCGCCCTTTTGACTCCTGATATGTTTATCTGGTTTGGTCATTATGGGCTTGTCTCTACCCAAAGCGTCAGAGACTTCAATAAAGACGTACTGCTCAATTTACTCAATATCTGTCGCGATAATGATCTCTTTTTGGTGGCCTTCTTCACACTCTTTTTTATGGCCTCCGTGTGTCTTACTATCGGCTACAAAACAAAACTGGCCACTGTCATTGTCTATCTCGCTTTGACCTCCCTGTATCACCGCAATCAGTTGCTTTTTAACTCAGGCGATACCTATATGCGGGTTTGCGCATTCTGGTTGATGTTTGCACCGACCGGTAAAGCTCTGTCTATCGATCATCTATTGAGCAAAAAAGACGATAGCACTGTCTATCCAGCCTTCACTTACAAACCAGTAAGCCTCTGGACCTTAAGGCTTTTGCAATTACAACTGGCCCTGGTTTATTGCCATACATTTTTTGCCAAAGCCCCTGGTAGCGTATGGGTGGATGGCACAGCTGTGTACTACAGCTCGCGCATCGAAGACTTGACCAGAATCAGCTTACCGTATGTATTTGAGCATCTCTGGACTATTTATTTTTTGAGCTACAGCACACTAGTTATTGAGCTGGCTCTCTGGACTTTGATCTGGTTTAAAGAGTTTCGCTATATCATCATCATCATTGCCATTATTTTCCATCTAACAATCGACTTACACATGAATATCCCACTTTTTGAGTGGATGATGATTGCTTCTTACTCGCTCTTTGTTTACGAACCAGACATGCGAAATATCTTAATGGCTATAACAAACCGTTTACCGTGGCTCAAAAGCAAGGTCCTGTCTAACCAGACCTAG